Proteins encoded in a region of the Myxococcales bacterium genome:
- a CDS encoding DUF1275 domain-containing protein translates to MFRHHGFGRTERQNRSLAAYLAAVGGFVNSAGFVLIGSFTSHVTGNVGRLANDLATKEVGAAATAVTMIVAFFVGAFLAAMAVETSVFGRLGNAYAVVLLWEAGLFLLFLGTSTLTPEAHPRLKDMEAALLCAAMGMQNSLVSRISGAVVRTTHLTGVVTDLGVESARWFRWWRDTVGEALHVPLALGKKHTARPPHEKLALLLTIVVAFSGGGALGAILAVRFAHAALFVPTLAVVVCAAYAFATGRSAHHGVDPPA, encoded by the coding sequence ATGTTTCGCCACCACGGCTTCGGCCGGACCGAGCGCCAGAACCGCAGCCTCGCCGCGTACCTCGCCGCGGTGGGTGGCTTCGTGAACTCGGCCGGGTTCGTGCTCATCGGATCCTTCACGTCGCACGTCACGGGCAACGTCGGCCGCCTGGCCAACGACCTCGCCACCAAGGAGGTGGGCGCCGCGGCGACCGCGGTCACGATGATCGTCGCCTTCTTCGTGGGCGCCTTCCTCGCGGCGATGGCGGTGGAGACCAGCGTCTTCGGGCGCCTGGGGAACGCGTACGCCGTGGTCCTCCTGTGGGAGGCGGGGCTCTTTCTGCTCTTCCTCGGCACGTCTACGCTCACCCCCGAGGCGCACCCGCGGCTCAAAGACATGGAGGCCGCGCTGCTGTGCGCGGCCATGGGCATGCAGAACAGCCTCGTCAGCCGCATCTCCGGCGCGGTCGTCCGAACGACGCACCTCACGGGCGTGGTCACAGACCTCGGCGTGGAGTCGGCCCGCTGGTTCCGCTGGTGGCGCGACACCGTCGGGGAGGCCCTCCACGTGCCGCTGGCGCTCGGGAAGAAGCACACCGCGAGGCCCCCGCACGAGAAGCTCGCGCTGCTCCTCACCATCGTGGTCGCGTTCTCGGGAGGCGGCGCGCTGGGCGCGATCCTCGCGGTCCGCTTCGCGCACGCGGCGCTGTTCGTACCGACCCTCGCCGTCGTGGTCTGCGCGGCCTACGCCTTCGCTACCGGGCGATCTGCGCATCACGGCGTCGATCCGCCGGCGTGA